In the genome of Acidobacteriota bacterium, the window AGCCCCTGCTCCATGCAGGACTCGTACAGGCGCCGGAAGACGGGGACGAGGTCCTCCGTGCGCGGGGGCGGGACGCTCTCGAAGTCCGTCCCCTTGAGCGGGCGGAAGACGCAGACGGTGGGGATGGCGCCGGCGCGCGTGATCCAGTCGATGGCGGCGATCGAGGATTCGGGCCTCTCGAGACCGGCGATGATCTCGCCGTTGCTGACCCACGGCTCCAGCGCTCCGCGGCGGCCGAGCCTCGCGCAGTACTCGACGGCCTCGAGGTAGCGGGGAAGGCCGTACTGGCGGTGCTTGCCGGGGCAGACCTCGATGAACCGCCGGGGATCGAAGATCTCGAAGCAGAAGGAGACCCTGTTCACGCCGATCTCCTTCAGCCGATCGTAGCGGGTGAGATCTCCGTGCGGCGGCGTCTGCACCCCGATGAGGAGCCCCGTCTCCCGCTTCACCCTCTCGATGTAGGGGGAGAGGATGTCGAGATAGGTCTCCCCTTCGTAATGACCGGTGTTGAAGTCGACGTACGTGATCCCCGACTCGCGCCGCGCGGCGTGGACCACTTCGAGGACCTCGTCCACCGACTTGGTGTCCGCGTCGTCCACGCCGAGGTTCAGCCCGACCGAGCAGAACTTGCAGTTGTCGGCTTCGGGGCGCGACAGCCAGTACTCGCAGACCTTCGCGGGGTAGACGCCGAGGTACGTCCCCTGGAGCGAGCCGACCCGCGTCATGGGCTTGCCGGAGGATGTCTTCCGGTCGTACCACGCGGGGCGCGGGGAGAGCCGCACGCTCGCGATCGTTTCCTTCCCCCGGAAGATCGTGTAGGCGCCGTCCTTGCGCCGCAGCACGTAGGGGGAGGTCGCCGCGAAGTCCTCGGCGACCGGAACGTTGGTCCACAGTCCGCCCGGCAGCACCAGCTCCAGGCCGCTCCCGAGCCCGGCGCGGGTGCGCATGATCGCGCGCCCGCCGTCCTCGGCGATGAAGCACGAGTCGTCGAGGATCATCCCCTTGCAGTAGAGATCCAGCTTCAGCAGGGCCGGGTTGGTGCGGACGTCCTGGTCCATCAGGTCTCGACCATCTTCTTCACGAGGGCGTCGCGCTGGGAGGGGGGGACCATCCGGTCCGTCATGGGGTAGAGGATCCGCTCCTCCTTGAGGTTGTGCTCGTGCAGCAGGCTCACGACGGCCGATCGGAGCGACTCGAACTCGGTGGGGGAGGGGGACGGGCCCCGGAACAGCTCGTCGATCAGCTCCATGAGGCGCCGGATCTCGAGGTGCTCGTGGCGCATGACCCCCGTGGGCCCTCCCTCCGAGAGCCCGGTCGCCGCCTCGAACTCGGGGAAGAGCAGCTCCTCCTCGATGCCGATGTGCCGGAGGAGGCCGGCACGGAACTCGACGAAGCGAATGGCCGCGCCCTTCATGTCGCCGGCCGCGCTCAGGCTTCGGCACTCCTCCATCACGCCGTCGAGCCGCCGATGGTCGGCCGAGAGGTATCCCATCACCGTTGCGCCTCCGGTCGTCGTCGCCGTCATCATGCTCGTCCCTCCTCCATGGTCGCCGCGTGCGTTCGGGCCAAGCTACGGCGACGCCTCCCGCCCCGGTATGACTCAGGTCATGAGCGGAAGGGTCTCCCTGGCGTGCCTGCAAACATCGGGCCGTGGGAGGGGTGAATCAGGAGTCGGAGGCGAGTTTCTCGAGGGCGGCCCGGTCCTCGATGACGAAGGAGGCGCGCTCGGTCCTCACGGGACCATCCTTGTTCCAGCGGCTCATGATCCGGATCGCCGTCTCGATCGTGGTGCCGACCATGTCGGCGATGTCCTGGCGCGAGAGGGCGAGCGGGACGACCGTCTTCCCCCCTTCCTTCACACCCATCCGGTCGGCGAGCTTCAGGAACATGGAGGCGATCCGGAACTCCACCCCGCCGGAGGAGATCTGCGCGAGCTTCTGCGTCAGCTCGACGAGGCGGCGCGTCAGCCCGAGGAGGAGGCCGCGCGTGATCTCCGGGTGGTTCGCGATCACCGAGAAAAAGTCACGACGCGAGAGGCTCAGGACCACCGTGGGCTCCATGGCGATCGCGCTCGCGGGGAAGGGGCGCCCCTCGTACGCCGCGACGGCGCCGAAGGGATCCCCGGCGCCGAAGATCTCGAGGATCAGCTCCTTCCCCTGCGGGGCGAACTTCACGATCTTCACGCGGCCGCCGACGATCGTGTGGAAGCGCTCGGAGGGATCCCCTTCGCGGAAGACGGGGTCCCCCTTGCCGTAGTTGCGCACGCGCACGAACGCGGCGAGCCGCCGCCGGTCCTCCGGAGGGAGGGCGCTGAAGGGCGGCGTCACGCGGAGCGCCTCCTCCTCGCGCATCGGGGTCGCGTCGGCCATGGCGGGCATTCTAGATGATGGCGACGGCCTCGATCTCGCAGAGCCACTCGGGGCGGCAGACGTCGGCCACGCACAACGTGTTCGGCACGTGCGGCGGGAAGCCGCGCCGGGCGGCGACGCGCTGGAAGGGCTCGAGAAACTCGGCGCGCTTGAGGTAGGTGACGGCGGAGACGACATCTCCGTACACCGCCCCCTGGCCGCGGAGGAGATGCTCGACGTTATGAAGCATCCGATCCACCTGCCCCTCGATCTCGCCGGGAGCCACGACCTGCCCGCCGGTGTCGATGCTGGCGGTGCCGGAGAGGTGGATCACCGTGTGATCCGGAAGATCGATCCTCATCCCGCGCGAGAAGTCCGCGCCGTAGGACGGGGCCTCGTTCATCGACGGCGCGTGGAGGACGCTTCGGCGCACGCGGGGGCTCCGCGCCACCGCGTGGAGATCGAGGCCGCAGCCGCGGCCGCCCGGGGCGATCGACCCCTGGATCCCCGTGCTCGCGGGGGGCGTCCGCACGCCGCGCGTGTGGAAGAACTCTCGGCGCGCCCGGTTGAGCGCGGCATAGTCCCGCTCGAGGTTCGTGACGTAGATCCACGTCCTCACGACGTCCTTGAACGTGAGCCCCTCCCGGACGAGGGCGGCGTCGGCGCGATCGAAGCACT includes:
- a CDS encoding Crp/Fnr family transcriptional regulator — its product is MADATPMREEEALRVTPPFSALPPEDRRRLAAFVRVRNYGKGDPVFREGDPSERFHTIVGGRVKIVKFAPQGKELILEIFGAGDPFGAVAAYEGRPFPASAIAMEPTVVLSLSRRDFFSVIANHPEITRGLLLGLTRRLVELTQKLAQISSGGVEFRIASMFLKLADRMGVKEGGKTVVPLALSRQDIADMVGTTIETAIRIMSRWNKDGPVRTERASFVIEDRAALEKLASDS
- a CDS encoding hemerythrin domain-containing protein, with translation MMTATTTGGATVMGYLSADHRRLDGVMEECRSLSAAGDMKGAAIRFVEFRAGLLRHIGIEEELLFPEFEAATGLSEGGPTGVMRHEHLEIRRLMELIDELFRGPSPSPTEFESLRSAVVSLLHEHNLKEERILYPMTDRMVPPSQRDALVKKMVET